One segment of Rattus norvegicus strain BN/NHsdMcwi chromosome 16, GRCr8, whole genome shotgun sequence DNA contains the following:
- the Smim7 gene encoding small integral membrane protein 7 precursor — protein MIGDILLFGTLLMNAGAVLNFKLKKKDTQGFGEESREPSTGDNIREFLLSLRYFRIFIALWNVFMMLCMIVLFGS, from the exons ATGATCGGAGACATACTGCTGTTCGG GACGCTACTGATGAACGCCGGGGCTGTGCTCAACTTTAAACT GAAAAAGAAGGACACGCAAGGCTTTGGGGAGGAATCGAGGGAACCTAGCACAG GCGACAACATCCGAGAGTTTTTACTGAGCCTGAGGTATTTCCGGATCTTCATTGCGCTGTGGAATGTGTTCATGATGCTCTGCATGATCGT ACTGTTCGGCTCTTGA